The Delphinus delphis chromosome 2, mDelDel1.2, whole genome shotgun sequence genome segment GACCTCGGCAGGTGCAGCTGGTCCAGGACCCAGCGACTGGAGGGACCTTCGTGGTGAAGGCAGGTGCCGCCCAACCCCCTGCCGTTCTGCATTCCCCTTTGGACTTTCTCAGAGCTCTTGGAAACCTCTACCCCCTGGGGAACCTCTACCCAGAAGCCGTATGGGAAACCCACACTCCCTCCAAATCCAACAGCTGTTTGTTCTGCCCCCAGCATGCACCCCGCCTCCCAGAAATGTGCAtgtgcgcacacgcacacacacattgcCTCATCCTTGGACCAGAGATGGGAGGGCCTGCCTTCCAGGGTGTAAAGAGGGTTGAGGGTCAGGTTAGGAACTGGGGTCAGGCAGCTGCTCTCCAGGGTGGCTCCCACCCTTCGTCTGGTTGCCCCTGAAGAGCAGAGCAGCCTGTGGCCAGTCCCCAGCTGATCTGcctgctctgctccctccccagaGCCTGTCCAGGTGCCATGCGGTGAGCCGGGAGCGGCTGACCATCATCCCACACGCCGTCCCCTACATGACCAAGCTGCTGCGGTATTTTGTGAGCGAGGACTCCATCTTCCTGCACCTGGAGCATGTGCAAGGTGAGGGGGCCCTGTCAGCTCCTCAGGCCTTTGGGATGTCGTCCTGTCTCATCCTCTTAAACTGCCGAGCCCAGATGCCCAGCACAGACCAGGGGACCCAGCCTTCCTGGAGGATGATGGCTGCTGGGGGCTTCTGTGTGGTGCCAGGGGGGCAGGGGACGTCCTGGGAGGATGTTCACATCTTGGGCGGGTGAGAGGGCATTTATGCAGATGTCCCCTTTGTCACCCTCTCCTCCGGTCTTGGCTCTTTTCACTTTCCTAGTCTGTGCCCACCCCTCAGAGTGGCCCCGTGGGGTGATGGTGCTGAAGCTGTAAGGACAGGAACTGGGTCACGTAGCAGATATTTACTGATCagctatgactttttttttaaaatgaggtacACCTCTCTGGGTCATGATATACAGTCGTCGCAGGTCCGTGCCtggccttgtttttattttacttacttaagCTTCATTACacttttctcccttaaaaaaaattataatacattgaACACTGGCGAACCCACCACCTAGACCAAGGACATTAAGAATAATTTACATCTCCTTAGGGGTTAAGCACCTATTTTGTGCCAGGTTGTGAGGCTGGGGCCACTTTaggtgggtggagaggaggggagagggcatcctaggctgagggaggggagggagcagaggtgaGGACCTGGAAGGCAAAAAGGGTCCGTGCCCaagacggggggcggggggtggcgggAGTGGGAGAGGGACCTGGGCCCCACGCTCTTTTACTCCTGTCCCCATGCTTGCTGCACCCTCTGCACGGCCCAGGAGGCACTCTGTGGTCCCACCTGCTCTCCCAGCCATGCCTCCAACAGTCTGGGACTAGGTCTGGCTCCAGCCTGGAGAGGATGAAGGCTCAGCTCGACTCCCGACTCAGCCTCCAGACCCCAGCTCGCTTCCCACCTGGCCACACCTGCCTGCAGGACGGAATCCCCCTGGAGCCTCCccggacttctcagagccttacCCCGGCCAGGGGGGCCGCAGCCATCAGACCCCAGAGAGAGGCTGAAGGTGAACCCTCAGCCGGGACCGGCCCTTCCTGCTCCTGggaccttccaaaggccccaggTGGCCACCTGCACCACCAAGCCAGGCGAGGGCCCGGCCAGAGCTCTGATCCGGGGCCCCCTTGCGGGCTCCCTTGGGTTCGTGCAGGGGCCGGCCGGGTGCTGGGGGGCTGTGGCCGAGGCAGAGGTCGGAGCCGCCCCTCAACCGGTGGAGCCGCCTGGAGTGTGAGGGAGGAGCAGGTGAGGCAGTGGGCAGCCGAGATGCTGGTGGCCCTGGAGGCGCTGCACGAGCAGGGGGTGCTGTGCCGGGACCTCAATCCCCGGAACCTGCTCCTGGACCAGGCAGGTAGGAGCCCTGGGCCCAGGGGGAGAAGAGTGGGCCctcaccctaccccacccctccggCGGGAGGCCCCCGAAGCCtcaagacagagaaggaaatttcCCCAAAGTCAAGCGGATGCAGAGGTTATCTGCTTCTTCCCTtgcctcccctccctggcctTTTCAGGAAGGACTCTGCTGAGCCTGGTTGGTCAGGGTTGAGCTTGGGAAACAAACCCTTTCCCTCGATGAGCTCAGGGCAAGGCTCCTGTGAAGACCAGGTTGTTTCGGGGCCTTGGCGTTGCGGGGGGGGCGGGCCCTTAGGGAGCTTCTGCCCAGCGCAGCCGCTGGCCCCTGCCTTGTGGCTGTTGGGAGAAGCGCTGGAGTCCCCTGCGTCACGCCTGCAGCTCCAAGATGACTAATAGCAATTTTTGTCCCCTTTTATTCCTCCCTGCATGCACTGCATGACAAGGCCACATCCGGCTCACGTATTTCGGCCAGTGGTCAGAGGTGGAGCCCCAGTGCTGCAGGGAGGCTTTGGACAAACTCTACAGCGCCCCAGGCAAGAAGGGAAGGGGTAGGGGGTAGCCCTTGGGTGTCTTTATGTGGGTTGAGCCAGGGGACTGAGGATGATGGAGGGACCTGGGGCACCTGGGTAGGGTGAGTGGAGGGGAGACACGCCTCCTTGGGCAGGCGAGACTGAGACACGTATGTTCTTGTTCCCACAGAGGTGGGTGGGATTTCTGAGCTGACCGAAGCCTGCGACTGGTGGAGCTTTGGGTCTCTGCTGTATGAACTGCTGACGGGAACGGTGAGCGGTGTGTGGGCAGGGTGTAGGGCCTCGTGGGTGTCACTGAATGTAGGAGGGGCTGGGGTTAGTCCAGCCAGTCGGTGTTGGGGCAGAGCCTGTCTGGTTCCCGGAGACCTGGCCGTCGGGCCCAGTGTTCTGCCAGCACAGCTCCCGCCTCCATCGCCAAGACCATGAGAGACCATGGAAGCCACTCCCACCCAGGCCATGGCCACACTTCGCACCGCTGCCAAATGAGTGGCTATAGCTAGGGAGACTGTCAACTCAGTGAGAGTGGAGTCGGGATGATCAGGGAAGGTTTCTGGAAGAGAGCGTCCGGGCCTGGATCTGGAGGGAGGGTGGAGTTTGACACAGCCCTTTTACTTAGAAGGCCACCGGATCATCCCCCAAGCCTCCTCTCCCCGCTGCTCACTCCCCGCATCCACACCCTTCAGAGCTATAACCCCCAGACTTTGGCTGGACGACCAGAGAGAGGGCCTCCTTCATCCCAGGCTGGCAGCTGCCCTGTCCGGCCTGGGTCAACCCAGAGCTTAAAGTTCCCCTGGCAAGTACCCTTGCTCAGGATGATGGCCTCCGCCCTCCATCCTCCCTCGTGAGCTCAACGCCACACCTGGGGCTGGTTAGGTCGGGCAGCAGGGAGAGGCCAAACTGCATTTGAACAGGAAATGCCCCGAGTGGATGCAGTGTGACCGGAAGTCCAGATCTGACTGGTCCCTCCTGGCTCCCTCCTGGTTTGGTCCTGTAGCCAGGGCCTTTGAGAGTCCTGGCTGCACACAGCCCCACAGAGTGGCTCTCTCCTCTTGGCCTCCCACCACGTCTCCAGATCAGGGCTTCTGGCCTTCCTCCTGGTCGCTTCTTGCCTCTCTTCCTGACCTCCAGACAGACCTCTCTGCTCCCCGCAGCTGCACCCTTCTGGAGCAGAGAGAGGTCCTACCTTCTTCCCTCGCCACAGCCCTGCCTTGGCCCTGGCAGTAGGACGCGATGTCAAATGAGTCGCccatggaaattttttttctgtaaggagACAAGTTTCAGTGCTATTCCTGATAGA includes the following:
- the RPS6KL1 gene encoding ribosomal protein S6 kinase-like 1; this translates as MTKRDYLVDAATQIRLALERDVSEEYEAAFSHYQNGVDVLLRGVNVDPNKERCEAVKLKITKYLRRAEEIFNCHLQRTLGSGASPGTGFSSLRLRPIRTLSSALEQLRGCKVVAVIEKRKGDRCVLPDMPRVKCWPGWHRMATDELLSLSGRWFPHLEVEVQLVQDPATGGTFVVKSLSRCHAVSRERLTIIPHAVPYMTKLLRYFVSEDSIFLHLEHVQGGTLWSHLLSQPCLQQSGTRSGSSLERMKAQLDSRLSLQTPARFPPGHTCLQDGIPLEPPRTSQSLTPARGAAAIRPQREAEGEPSAGTGPSCSWDLPKAPGGHLHHQARRGPGQSSDPGPPCGLPWVRAGAGRVLGGCGRGRGRSRPSTGGAAWSVREEQVRQWAAEMLVALEALHEQGVLCRDLNPRNLLLDQAGHIRLTYFGQWSEVEPQCCREALDKLYSAPEVGGISELTEACDWWSFGSLLYELLTGTALSQSHPSGIQPHTQLQLPEWLSRPAASLLTELLKFEPAGRLGAGGGGVNKLKSHPFFSTIQWSKLVG